A part of Pomacea canaliculata isolate SZHN2017 unplaced genomic scaffold, ASM307304v1 utg290_pilon, whole genome shotgun sequence genomic DNA contains:
- the LOC112556029 gene encoding uncharacterized protein LOC112556029, translating to MAGVQLFTTLLLMTVAMVTIATALPSGHKLLDNLSQDSAARLVGHRRVTREVPRLSIDLSLGTLANAMRKQELADDLEDLELMKQIGKRNFAEPASSNALRLRNSDDVSAEEDAFSKYFVNILKNRLREI from the coding sequence ATGGCAGGTGTCCAGCTGTTCACAACCCTTCTCCTGATGACTGTCGCCATGGTTACCATAGCAACTGCTCTTCCTTCTGGTCATAAACTGCTGGACAACTTGAGCCAGGACTCCGCTGCACGACTGGTTGGTCACCGACGAGTCACCAGGGAAGTGCCGAGACTGTCCATTGACCTGTCTCTCGGCACCCTGGCCAATGCGATGCGCAAGCAAGAACTGGCCGATGACTTGGAGGACCTGGAGCTGATGAAGCAGATCGGCAAGAGGAACTTCGCAGAGCCCGCTTCTTCCAACGCCTTGCGCCTCCGCAACAGCGACGATGTCTCGGCGGAGGAAGACGCTTTCTCAAAGTACTTCGTGAACATCCTAAAGAATCGCTTGCGAGAAATCTAG